Proteins from one Candidatus Ozemobacteraceae bacterium genomic window:
- a CDS encoding PQQ-binding-like beta-propeller repeat protein, with protein MDEVVVVSQNPVKTVINPVSKPPAKPKPAGTFMNFFLMMPLAIVVLLQAFFFGKLIGSYTSLPVFTIQSYVFLGGLGVLMLLMHFMMRSIVYTSLFGFMLAAGVFNAWFGDFWTPFINNWREILGIMKTAWSKKDIPFPILMSGGISIILVGLTLANFFVSLFVKYFFEVLFGSEWADGRKYGYSAAILLLLGIHFGFASFAGEAGSRILWSRPDLYAPLEEYLARIPSAAQFGAEHVWSYDTSVAKAFKGATGDLIRSKEEKAAIPAPAWTRCDQPFIPTRQGLVCYDKDFLTQTASCSWPGKLPGLELPPEDASPDIGIPMLIRTDVAPGLVLAMFDYGYWGAVSLKTGAMLWIKGIDATQRINRYFTEEFLRSPYVAFANNILVFACQNARIVALKADTGDQLWEYQHKDTKYSGKGQRALLTISNDRVYAGFISGAVVTFDLAKGTKVYEARGSDWHPVTAPVPMKDECAFLSENGEYVRLQLDGGRISSRKMIMEHRLPLMPAAVDIANGYLGFKDILWKIDPADGKFEKAREFPKHIYAAGPVFEDKMMYIGTQDGWVIGMHRESYAEKWRVHVGGELTEESLVVADFGLLVRTKSGSLFCLRKGAE; from the coding sequence ATGGATGAAGTCGTCGTCGTAAGCCAGAATCCGGTCAAAACCGTCATCAACCCCGTTTCCAAGCCGCCGGCCAAGCCGAAACCCGCAGGCACGTTCATGAATTTCTTCCTGATGATGCCGCTGGCGATCGTCGTCCTGCTCCAGGCTTTTTTCTTCGGAAAACTGATCGGGTCGTATACGAGCCTTCCCGTCTTCACGATCCAGTCGTATGTCTTCCTTGGGGGCCTCGGCGTGCTGATGCTCCTGATGCATTTCATGATGCGCTCGATCGTCTACACCTCGTTGTTCGGATTCATGCTCGCGGCGGGCGTCTTCAACGCATGGTTCGGGGACTTCTGGACCCCGTTCATCAACAACTGGCGAGAAATTCTCGGGATCATGAAAACCGCCTGGTCGAAGAAGGACATCCCCTTCCCGATCCTCATGTCCGGCGGCATATCGATCATCCTCGTCGGCCTGACGCTGGCGAACTTTTTTGTATCGCTGTTCGTCAAATACTTCTTCGAGGTGCTGTTCGGCTCCGAATGGGCGGACGGCCGGAAATACGGCTACTCCGCTGCCATCCTGCTCCTTCTGGGTATTCATTTCGGGTTCGCCAGTTTCGCCGGTGAAGCCGGAAGCCGCATCCTCTGGAGCCGGCCGGACCTCTACGCTCCGCTCGAGGAATACCTCGCCCGCATTCCCAGCGCCGCCCAGTTCGGAGCGGAACACGTCTGGAGCTACGATACGAGCGTCGCGAAAGCGTTCAAGGGTGCGACGGGCGACCTGATCCGCAGCAAAGAGGAAAAGGCCGCGATTCCAGCCCCCGCGTGGACCCGATGCGATCAACCGTTCATCCCGACCCGTCAGGGGCTCGTCTGTTACGACAAGGACTTTCTGACACAGACCGCGTCCTGTTCGTGGCCGGGGAAGCTTCCCGGGCTCGAACTTCCGCCGGAAGACGCATCTCCCGATATCGGCATTCCCATGCTCATCCGAACCGACGTCGCGCCGGGACTGGTGCTGGCGATGTTTGATTACGGCTACTGGGGCGCCGTTTCCCTGAAAACGGGGGCGATGCTCTGGATCAAGGGAATCGACGCCACGCAGCGAATCAACCGGTATTTCACCGAGGAGTTCCTGCGGAGCCCGTACGTCGCCTTCGCGAACAACATTCTCGTCTTCGCCTGCCAGAATGCCAGGATCGTGGCTCTGAAAGCCGACACCGGCGACCAGCTCTGGGAATACCAGCACAAGGACACGAAATACTCCGGAAAAGGCCAGCGCGCGCTGCTCACCATCAGCAACGACCGCGTCTACGCCGGGTTCATCTCCGGCGCGGTCGTCACCTTCGATCTCGCGAAGGGGACGAAAGTCTACGAGGCGCGCGGCTCCGACTGGCATCCCGTCACGGCTCCCGTCCCGATGAAGGACGAGTGCGCCTTCCTCTCGGAAAACGGCGAGTATGTGAGGCTGCAACTCGACGGTGGCCGGATCAGCTCACGGAAGATGATCATGGAGCATCGGCTTCCTCTGATGCCCGCCGCCGTCGACATCGCGAACGGATATCTCGGATTCAAGGACATTCTCTGGAAAATCGACCCGGCCGACGGGAAGTTCGAGAAGGCGCGGGAGTTCCCGAAGCACATCTACGCGGCCGGCCCCGTGTTCGAGGACAAGATGATGTATATCGGCACTCAGGACGGCTGGGTCATCGGGATGCACCGTGAAAGCTACGCCGAGAAATGGCGCGTTCACGTCGGTGGCGAACTGACCGAGGAGTCTCTCGTCGTCGCCGATTTCGGCCTTCTCGTCCGGACGAAATCCGGCTCGCTCTTCTGCCTGAGGAAGGGCGCAGAGTGA
- a CDS encoding tetratricopeptide repeat protein — MKRIIVGVVTAGLIAVTPLWAAGAREGKVHGSYINVRSEANHSSSVVTKKLRGDRYTIEFEEKGWLKVVFDDGTRGWIFNSVVEKQLAKEAAAEPKHASEPPVASHTAAPALPKGVADSAKPGEKKDTAVAATAQKTTGEQRKPDAHSSVKMPEGKESQTGKADASKPETGKEKAASAQKAGDKAAADEKAKAEAKTPAKAAEKTGQKEQTPAKAEEKAKEDSKAKKIDEKKSADEKQKSAKKDEPEKSAKHETSVKQAEIPAAKAVSTSKSAADFYHEAIELYEKKRYQEALDANRAALQQAPRNAEILNNIGNCLFKMGKIQDAITNWKEALKSAPKQAKICNNLGIAYYQIDENDRAVEFYKKAILFEPQFADAYYNLASVYGFKGQFRDALDNYRKYLEFNPDATMKKLTEERIDYCQKQLDAPKKDKK; from the coding sequence ATGAAACGCATCATCGTCGGAGTCGTCACAGCAGGATTGATCGCCGTTACGCCGCTCTGGGCCGCCGGGGCCCGCGAGGGAAAGGTGCACGGCAGTTATATCAACGTCCGTTCCGAGGCGAACCACTCCTCGAGCGTCGTCACGAAGAAACTTCGCGGCGACAGGTATACCATCGAATTCGAGGAGAAGGGCTGGCTCAAGGTGGTGTTTGACGATGGAACCAGGGGCTGGATCTTCAACAGCGTCGTCGAGAAGCAGCTTGCGAAAGAGGCCGCCGCCGAACCGAAGCATGCCTCCGAACCTCCCGTCGCCTCGCATACGGCAGCGCCGGCGCTTCCGAAAGGCGTTGCCGATTCCGCGAAGCCGGGAGAGAAGAAGGATACAGCCGTTGCCGCGACCGCACAGAAAACGACCGGCGAGCAGAGAAAGCCCGATGCGCACAGCTCGGTGAAAATGCCCGAGGGGAAGGAATCCCAGACGGGCAAAGCCGACGCTTCCAAGCCTGAAACGGGGAAGGAAAAGGCCGCCTCCGCACAGAAAGCCGGTGATAAAGCCGCGGCAGACGAAAAGGCGAAGGCCGAAGCGAAGACGCCGGCGAAGGCGGCGGAAAAAACCGGACAGAAGGAGCAGACTCCGGCGAAGGCCGAGGAAAAGGCAAAAGAAGATTCCAAGGCGAAGAAGATCGACGAGAAGAAATCGGCAGACGAGAAGCAAAAGTCCGCGAAGAAGGACGAGCCCGAAAAATCGGCGAAACACGAAACTTCGGTGAAACAGGCGGAAATCCCTGCGGCGAAGGCTGTCAGCACGAGCAAGTCGGCGGCCGATTTTTACCACGAGGCGATCGAACTGTACGAGAAAAAACGGTATCAGGAGGCGCTCGACGCCAACAGGGCGGCCCTCCAACAGGCTCCGAGAAATGCGGAAATCCTGAACAACATCGGAAACTGTCTCTTCAAGATGGGCAAGATCCAGGATGCGATCACGAACTGGAAGGAAGCCCTCAAATCGGCCCCGAAACAGGCCAAAATCTGCAATAACCTCGGCATCGCCTATTACCAGATCGATGAAAATGACCGTGCCGTCGAGTTCTACAAGAAGGCGATCCTGTTCGAGCCGCAGTTCGCCGATGCCTATTATAACCTCGCATCCGTCTACGGCTTCAAGGGCCAGTTCCGTGACGCTCTCGACAATTACCGGAAATACCTCGAGTTCAATCCCGACGCGACGATGAAAAAGCTGACCGAGGAGCGCATCGACTACTGCCAGAAGCAGCTCGACGCCCCGAAAAAAGACAAGAAATAG
- a CDS encoding diguanylate cyclase — translation MIKHLFMKIANERDSELEACEYLDSFAKKCGFMPETIDEMRLAFIEAIINAKEHAPKGLPDTNQDIYAAFTHDQDLLTIEVRDFGTGFDPSTVEKPDIKKKMKSSYKRGWGLMLMEKLMDGCEVSSFPPSGTLIKMVKKRLQVDPQGVDDIVRERKRIERLKYILGSFLDLSSFLSQKRDLETGLRSMLRIMLGTLGISRGAIFIYDPSKEEMHSAVDIKLKTQERLPKFRISTKLIQQISRQESLEVTDTLLHENPEISAIFSKDEVAGCYLLRIDSDVLGVLLLGNTFRTEEKESYDVDIMTTLARNISSAINTFRLLEQLKETNQELDLHVKELDAVREASQLISSELEIANLPFTVERIFANILKVGKFSLSILDANENKFRICQTIRTLPLVLDQWSSPISRYVIQKMEPLFVADTTKEKRFQFPRASAYASKSFIVIPIIVQEEVLGLVSLTDRIDGLELTERDFNLARLLSAQLGIALKNANLYKLGISDGLTKLYTAHYFKMRLAQEISRSRRVKSALSLIVFDIDGFRDINGSLGNDTGDFVLSRTGCLIRRHIRFNDIACRIGGDKFGIILSDTGFEGSMTVAEKLRAAIPAQKLTNKSSEIHVTASFGLATYDNVMSMEQFVESVEKLIEAARSKGGNAIETMRPPDKND, via the coding sequence ATGATAAAACACCTGTTCATGAAGATCGCCAACGAGCGGGATTCCGAACTCGAGGCCTGCGAATATCTCGATTCGTTCGCGAAAAAATGCGGCTTCATGCCCGAAACGATCGACGAGATGCGCCTTGCATTCATCGAAGCGATCATCAACGCGAAAGAACACGCCCCGAAGGGCCTCCCCGACACGAACCAGGACATCTACGCGGCCTTCACCCACGACCAGGACCTCCTCACCATCGAAGTGCGCGACTTCGGCACGGGGTTCGACCCTTCGACGGTCGAAAAACCCGACATCAAGAAGAAGATGAAATCGTCCTACAAGCGCGGCTGGGGCCTGATGCTGATGGAAAAGCTGATGGACGGCTGCGAGGTTTCGTCGTTCCCGCCGTCGGGCACCCTCATCAAGATGGTGAAGAAGCGGCTCCAGGTCGATCCGCAGGGCGTCGACGACATCGTGCGCGAGCGCAAGCGGATCGAGCGGCTCAAATACATCCTCGGCAGTTTCCTCGATCTCAGCTCGTTCCTCTCGCAGAAGCGCGACCTCGAGACTGGCCTGCGCTCGATGCTCCGGATCATGCTCGGCACTCTCGGCATTTCCAGGGGTGCGATCTTCATCTACGATCCGTCAAAAGAAGAGATGCACAGCGCCGTCGACATCAAGCTCAAAACCCAGGAGCGCCTCCCGAAATTCCGGATCTCGACCAAGCTGATCCAGCAGATCTCCCGCCAGGAATCCCTTGAGGTCACCGACACTCTGCTTCACGAGAATCCTGAAATATCGGCCATCTTCTCGAAGGACGAGGTCGCCGGCTGTTATCTCCTCCGCATCGACAGCGACGTGCTCGGCGTGCTGCTCCTGGGAAACACGTTCCGCACCGAAGAGAAGGAATCCTACGACGTCGATATCATGACGACCCTCGCCAGGAATATATCGTCGGCTATAAATACGTTCCGCCTTCTCGAGCAGCTCAAGGAGACGAACCAGGAGCTCGATCTCCACGTGAAGGAGCTCGACGCCGTCCGGGAGGCCAGCCAGCTGATCTCCTCCGAGCTCGAGATCGCGAACCTGCCGTTCACCGTCGAGCGGATCTTCGCCAACATCCTGAAGGTCGGAAAATTTTCGCTCTCCATCCTGGACGCCAACGAGAACAAGTTTCGCATCTGCCAGACGATCCGCACGCTCCCCCTCGTCCTCGACCAGTGGTCGTCTCCGATTTCCCGCTACGTCATCCAGAAAATGGAGCCCTTGTTCGTGGCAGACACTACGAAGGAAAAGCGGTTCCAGTTTCCGCGTGCGTCCGCCTACGCCTCGAAGTCGTTCATCGTCATCCCGATCATCGTCCAGGAAGAAGTCCTCGGCCTCGTCTCCCTGACCGACCGCATCGACGGCCTGGAGCTGACCGAGCGCGATTTCAATCTCGCCCGCCTCCTGAGCGCCCAACTGGGAATCGCCCTCAAGAACGCCAACCTCTACAAGCTCGGAATCTCCGACGGGCTCACGAAATTGTATACGGCTCACTATTTCAAGATGAGGCTCGCCCAGGAAATCTCCCGCTCGAGACGTGTGAAATCCGCGCTGTCCCTGATCGTCTTCGACATCGACGGGTTCCGCGATATCAACGGGAGCCTCGGGAACGACACGGGCGATTTCGTGCTGTCCCGCACCGGCTGTCTGATCCGCCGGCATATCCGGTTCAACGACATCGCCTGCCGAATCGGCGGCGACAAGTTCGGCATCATCCTATCCGACACGGGTTTCGAGGGCAGCATGACGGTTGCCGAGAAACTGCGCGCAGCGATCCCCGCCCAGAAACTGACGAACAAGTCGTCC